In Thunnus maccoyii chromosome 11, fThuMac1.1, whole genome shotgun sequence, one genomic interval encodes:
- the LOC121906785 gene encoding uncharacterized protein LOC121906785 has protein sequence MADSESDLEIDGLESALDTLCNRHCSDESSLRSKEYCSEFCELVEEYTGQWQVPLPQLKVLRTALCRFTKATAAFPDDCQHIHYVLSSLALSFFELMLFFSKEEFGEEPLKDILDSFQECHSKLLRHRNIYLHHLKQIIKAGGPWENPVLQGILKETDLSPNEVEEYLSSELPVFLELRVRYLQACERMQEAKALAKGCLENHKAGKHLYFHQAYLTCLYKASLHEHLHKEMAEIDGRDAVEIICNTESVEKDELLLSMCKAFLTQQLHNGDMYYIWDLVFIWSRLHLRAHPSRQGFLAECLQLASSATNVRAIFPFIKLVTTELGGEGVQVCVELCARALQLCDKQADSVTRSLVCKTIAFLLPHDLEICRACALLAFCQERSLEAYRTVCLLYMHPDQEPHPNNSPVRTNVRFHILQMLKERLCFDPEFWNLLTIRTHCLELMSDKVMKAAVLNEMREEEEKEYREELLTNNCVNDSNSCECTEAAFANKRPPEGKTLDRGSGKCLAPSNNALLKRRKWRRGLRRRKQSVSDDEVDLGDDPEIKYNLKSSSSGSKPMYSLRRNHTNIENSAPIKLPLKRSREYLSRCVKSQILKRKGRKKRWLQGLPMLEQAQTVKEKKVKVKGKHRGRKPLQKLELSFPDNEISLTEEESGFEEETDTEDRDQDMPHLENELEQEREQKENQSEQMHELEKENGLENQTDMVCGSSLSEHTQEESQTESESKLCEPQAAVPAVEADPELDGPPLELLDCPIELLHSYSLKSKKPDTEKLPPPEPSASDKLNGDTEQKPQPTVKTEDSNTEVKIKRTWKDRVLRTQQYAHLMYHCNFCRKDYKGLNVMRHALSHLKSRKLRCILCGKRFKQLPFAKKHVLDHIEEMCKHKPNDKEPCTEETPATNGTVDNVENQSQPQEENQTSISDGETPEQKPGGKTKVSSLRREERIIRNLRTLIKKTSVLHKKCKNPNSNIFKLVDFKDEQVVIKDGLVIVKDPTVMKTEGEGEGEGNEKPAEENGYGVDITYHLCPSVSCDRVFLRISTTLTKHAIRCHINEEKVLEKTFVWAKHKCTFCLRQIQFLQHYKDHMKLHDTPLRHFCYHLECNQRFMTQQELKDHVIIHQPFRPQCPFTNCEKLFSSLQGLYDHEWRHYIPAPQKEELELGPSRQKKQNSEAPWKQRVKVEEIWLQSKKGQRESLSPNHVETSNLGGEIKEIKKEPACDEYFPDSSQDLPDIKVCYEPMEDSKPPINGHEDVTRDQVSEGKVSTSHTDAAAATPRKRCQKRSSVELDPLNVKDLEDMSTLAEGVQQKLGEPHITEHKTFKPEDPSYATFVKAPFIRPPPSTYLDESLLSMRKRRSTEESSQKKYVYWNNKKKKDPVPEKEQQVNDVTPEQKTRHRCGKCLSSFSSVEELQKHQALNTCSALFGFDSDDET, from the exons ATGGCGGACAGCGAGAGTGATTTGGAAATAGACGGGCTAGAATCAGCTCTAGACACATTGTGTAACAGACACTGCAGCGATGAATCCTCTCTAAGGAGCAAAGAGTATTGCTCTGAGTTTTGTGAG CTGGTTGAGGAGTACACTGGTCAATGGCAAGTTCCTCTCCCTCAGCTGAAGGTGCTGCGGACAGCACTCTGCCGTTTCACTAAAGCCACTGCTGCCTTCCCTGATGACTGTCAACACATCCACTATGTTCTCAGCAGTCTGGCCCT GAGCTTCTTTGAACTGATGCTGTTTTTCAGCAAAGAAGAATTTGGAGAAGAGCCTTTAAAAGACATCCTTGATTCCTTTCAG GAGTGCCACTCCAAGCTCCTAAGACACAGGAACATCTACCTTCATCATTTGAAGCAGATCATCAAAGCAGGAGGCCCATGGGAGAATCCAGTGCTGCAAGgaatcctgaaggagacagatTTGTCTCCAAACGAGG TGGAAGAGTACCTGAGCTCAGAGTTGCCAGTATTCTTGGAGCTCCGGGTTCGTTATCTGCAGGCCTGTGAAAGAATGCAGGAGGCAAAGGCCCTGGCTAAAGGCTGCCTGGAAAACCACAAGGCCGGAAAACACCTGTACTTCCATCAGGCTTACCTGACCTGCCTCTACAAGGCCTCTCTGCATGAACACCTTCATAAGGAG ATGGCAGAGATAGATGGCCGTGATGCGGTGGAGATCATCTGTAACACAGAAAGTGTTGAAAAGGACGAGCTCCTGTTGTCGATGTGTAAAGCTTTCCTTACCCAGCAGTTACACAATGGAGACATGTATTACATCTG GGACCTTGTGTTCATCTGGAGCAGGCTGCATCTTAGGGCTCATCCCTCAAGACAAGGCTTCCTGGCTGAGTGCTTGCAGCTGGCTTCCTCTGCTACTAACGTCAGAGCCATCTTTCCCTTCATCAAACTGGTCACAACAGAG CTTGGTGGTGAAGGAGTCCAGGTCTGCGTGGAGCTTTGTGCCAGGGCCTTGCAGCTGTGTGACAAGCAGGCTGATAGTGTAACCCGGTCACTGGTCTGCAAGACCATCGCCTTCCTGCTTCCCCATGACCTGGAGATCTGTCGAGCATGTGCCCTGCTGGCCTTCTGCCAGGAACGAAGCCTGGAGGCTTACCGCACTGTCTGCCTGCTTTATATGCATCCTGACCAGGAACCGCATCCTAACAACAGCCCTGTCCGAACCAATGTTCGCTTCCATATTCTGCAG ATGCTCAAGGAACGCCTGTGTTTTGACCCTGAGTTTTGGAACCTCCTGACCATCAGGACTCATTGCTTGGAGTTGATGAGTGACAAGGTCATGAAGGCTGCTGTTCTCAATGagatgagggaggaagaggagaaggaataCCGTGAAGAGCTGTTAACAAATAATTGTGTGAATGACTCAAATTCCTGCGAGTGCACTGAAGCTGCATTTGCGAACAAACGCCCTCCAGAAGGGAAGACTTTAGATAGGGGGTCAGGAAAGTGTCTGGCCCCATCAAATAATGCTCTtctgaagaggaggaaatggagAAGAGGCCTGCGAAGGAGAAAACAGTCTGTGTCCGACGATGAGGTTGACCTTGGTGATGATCCAGAGATCAAGTACAATCTCAAATCCTCCTCTTCAGGTAGTAAGCCTATGTATTCACTAAGACGCAATCACACTAACATAGAAAATTCTGCTCCTATAAAGCTTCCTCTAAAACGCAGTAGAGAATACTTGTCTAGATGTGTGAAGAGCCAAATTTTGAAAAGGAAAGGCCGGAAGAAACGATGGTTGCAGGGTCTTCCAATGCTGGAGCAGGCACAGACGGTTAAAGAGAAGAAGGTCAAAGTTAAAGGAAAACACCGGGGAAGGAAACCTTTACAGAAACTGGAACTCTCTTTCCCTGATAATGAAATATCCCTCACCGAGGAGGAGTCCGGTTTTGAAGAGGAAACTGACACAGAAGACAGAGACCAGGATATGCCTCACCTAGAGAATGAACTTGAACAAGAGAGGGAACAGAAAGAGAATCAATCAGAGCAGATGCATGAACTCGAGAAGGAAAACGGACTTGAGAACCAAACTGACATGGTCTGTGGTAGCAGTCTCAGTGAACACACGCAAGAGGAATCTCAAACAGAGTCAGAGTCCAAGCTTTGTGAGCCTCAAGCTGCTGTCCCCGCTGTTGAAGCTGATCCTGAGCTCGATGGCCCCCCCTTAGAGTTATTGGATTGTCCGATAGAACTGTTACACAGTTACTCTCTTAAATCCAAAAAGCCTGACACTGAGAAACTGCCCCCTCCAGAACCTTCAGCATCAGATAAACTTAATGGTGACACAGAACAGAAGCCACAaccaacagtgaaaacagaagaCTCAAACACTGAG GTGAAAATCAAGAGAACGTGGAAGGACAGAGTACTCCGCACTCAACAATATGCCCACTTGATGTATCACTGTAACTTCTGCCGCAAAGACTATAAAGGCTTGAATGTTATGAGGCATGCTCTCTCACACCTTAAAAGTAGGAAACTAAGATGTATCCTCTGTGGAAAACGCTTTAAACAGCTTCCTTTTGCCAAAAAGCATGTTCTGGACCACATTGAGGAAATGTGCAAGCATAAACCCAATGATAAGGAGCCATGCACTGAGGAAACGCCTGCTACTAATGGAACGGTAGATAATGTGGAAAATCAGAGCCAGCCTCAGGAAGAAAATCAGACCTCCATTTCTGATGGGGAAACTCCTGAGCAGAAACCTGGGGGCAAAACTAAAGTGTCCAGCCTCAGGAGGGAAGAGCGAATCATCAGAAACCTCCGCACCCTCATCAAAAAGACATCTGTGCTTCACAAAAAGTGCAAGAACCCTAACTCTAATATATTCAAACTGGTAGACTTCAAGGACGAGCAGGTTGTCATTAAAGATGGCCTGGTGATTGTAAAAGATCCAACTGTGATGAAAacggagggagagggagaaggagaagggaaCGAGAAGCCAGCGGAGGAAAATGGCTACGGCGTGGACATCACATATCACTTGTGCCCCTCGGTGTCCTGTGATAGAGTATTCTTGAGGATCAGCACCACACTGACAAAGCATGCGATCAGATGCCATATTAACGAAGAGAAGGTGCTGGAGAAGACGTTTGTTTGGGCCAAACACAAGTGCACCTTCTGCCTCAG GCAGATACAGTTTCTCCAGCATTATAAGGACCACATGAAGCTCCATGACACGCCTCTTCGACACTTCTGTTACCATCTGGAGTGTAACCAGCGCTTCATGACGCAGCAGGAATTAAAAGACCATGTGATTATCCACCAGCCCTTCAGACCCCAGTGCCCTTTCACAAACTGTGAGAAGCTATTCTCAAGCCTCCAAGGTCTCTATGACCACGAGTGGAGACACTACATCCCAGCACCTCAAAAAGAGGAGTTAGAGTTGGGACCCAGCAGACAGAAGAAACAAAATTCTGAAGCTCCCTGGAAGCAGAGGGTGAAGGTTGAGGAGATATGGCTGCAGAGTAAAAAGGGGCAGAGGGAGAGTCTCAGTCCTAATCATGTAGAAACCTCTAATCTTGGAGGCGAGATcaaggaaataaagaaagaacCGGCTTGTGATGAATATTTCCCAGACAGTAGTCAAGACCTGCCTGACATAAAGGTCTGTTATGAGCCCATGGAGGACAGCAAACCCCCCATCAATGGACATGAGGATGTGACAAGAGACCAAGTGTCAGAAGGAAAGGTTTCCACTTCCCATACCGACGCCGCTGCAGCCACTCCTAGAAAGAGGTGTCAGAAAAGATCGTCCGTCGAGTTGGACCCCTTGAATGTCAAAGACCTTGAGGACATGTCTACTTTGGCTGAGGGAGTCCAGCAGAAACTGGGAGAGCCACACATCACTGAGCACAAAACCTTCAAACCCGAAGATCCCTCCTACGCGACCTTCGTCAAAGCCCCCTTCATCCGGCCGCCGCCCTCCACCTACCTTGATGAATCTCTGCTCTCAATGCGCAAGAGGAGGTCCACCGAAGAGAGTTCTCAAAAGAAATATGTTTActggaacaataagaaaaagaaggatCCTGTCCCAGAGAAGGAGCAGCAGGTGAACGATGTGACCCCCGAGCAGAAGACCAGACACCGGTGTGGCAAATgtctttcctccttcagcagcgTAGAAGAATTACAGAAACACCAAGCCCTTAACACCTGCTCTGCACTCTTTGGCTTTGATTCAGACGATGAAA CTTAG
- the htr1fa gene encoding 5-hydroxytryptamine receptor 1F — protein sequence MDFPNCTEGVYATSSGGYDSVETTKLPPSKILLTLTLSVVAILTTFFNCLVITAIAVTRKLHHPANYLICSLAVTDLLVAVLVMPFSIMYIQKESWVMGQVVCTIWLSVDITCCTCSILHLAAIAIDRYRAITDAVEYSRKRTGARAGAMVAVVWLLSILISLPPLLWRHYSGDSQQEDQCIIIHHHMAFTLYSTLGAFYIPLLLILILYYKIYRAAQTLYMRREASRASRHSCMTNGSMIPSTYPAGDDDDDRGPQSPEPVSPPEKSFSEASTEEPPRERVRVSVKAFQCKSRRHESRSESRRSQFYQGPRISGSRERKAASTLGLIIGAFVICWLPFFVKEVIVNTCGSCSTSMEMADFLTWLGYLNSLINPLIYTIFNEDFKKAFQRLVRCSHYL from the coding sequence ATGGATTTTCCCAATTGTACTGAAGGAGTGTATGCCACAAGCAGCGGAGGTTATGACTCAGTGGAGACCACTAAACTCCCTCCCAGTAAGATCCTGCTTACGCTGACCCTCTCTGTAGTGGCTATCCTGACTACATTCTTCAACTGCCTGGTGATCACAGCTATCGCAGTCACCCGCAAGTTGCATCACCCAGCCAACTACCTCATCTGCTCATTAGCAGTGACCGACCTGCTGGTGGCTGTGCTGGTCATGCCCTTCAGTATCATGTACATCCAGAAAGAGAGCTGGGTCATGGGCCAGGTGGTGTGTACCATCTGGTTAAGTGTGGATATCACTTGTTGCACATGCTCCATCCTCCACCTTGCTGCGATTGCCATCGACCGTTACAGGGCCATTACTGATGCGGTGGAGTACTCACGGAAACGTACAGGGGCCAGAGCAGGGGCCATGGTGGCAGTAGTGTGGCTCTTGTCTATCCTCATctcacttcctcctctgctgtggAGGCACTACAGTGGGGATTCACAGCAGGAAGACCAGTGCATCATCATCCACCATCACATGGCCTTCACTCTGTATTCCACACTCGGAGCATTTTACAtccctctgctgctcatcctcatcctctacTATAAAATCTACCGGGCCGCTCAGACCCTCTATATGCGCAGGGAAGCCAGCCGGGCTAGCCGTCACTCGTGCATGACCAATGGGAGCATGATCCCATCAACCTACCCTGCTGGAGATGACGATGACGACCGGGGACCTCAAAGTCCAGAGCCCGTAAGCCCACCGGAAAAGTCTTTCTCTGAAGCCTCAACTGAGGAACCTCCACGTGAACGGGTGCGTGTCTCGGTAAAGGCTTTCCAGTGCAAGTCTCGCCGGCACGAGTCACGCAGTGAGTCACGTCGGAGCCAGTTTTACCAAGGACCGCGGATCTCAGGCTCAAGGGAGCGCAAAGCAGCATCTACGTTGGGGTTGATAATCGGAGCATTTGTCATCTGTTGGTTGCCATTTTTCGTCAAGGAGGTGATCGTCAACACCTGCGGTTCTTGCAGTACTTCAATGGAGATGGCTGACTTTCTTACATGGTTGGGGTACCTCAACTCGCTGATCAACCCTCTTATCTACACCATATTTAATGAAGACTTCAAAAAAGCTTTCCAAAGACTTGTTAGGTGCAGTCATTACCTCTGA